Within the Emticicia oligotrophica DSM 17448 genome, the region CGTTTGAAGATGAGCAACGTAAAGCTCGTCTTTCTGCCATTTATAATATCTTTGCTTTTGCTACTTTTCTTCCATTAGTTTGGATTTTACCTCGCTTGACAGACTCTCTTCACCCCGGCAATGGTGGAAATCCTGCTTTTGGTAAATATGATATGGATAACCACATGCGAATGGTATTCTACCCTGCCATTATCGGTTGGACACTATTAGGCGTTTGGATTTCAAGTTTACGCATTCGCATTCGTATCATAGAGCGTTTGAAATCCTAAAGTAAACTTATTTCTATTTTAGAAATAAGCGGCAAAAAATATTCGTTTTATCTGTTAAAATTCAATAATAATGAAAAAAATATTCTCGTTTTTAGTATTACTTTTTACCTCTTTTAATCTTTTTGCTCAAGAAATTGAGATGGCCGATAAAATGCGTTCAGAAGGAAAGATTTGGGTGGTTGTAGGTGTTATTACAATTGTTTTTATCGGAATTATTACCTATTTAGTTTTGTTAGATAGAAAGATAAGCAAGATTGAAAAAAACTTGTAATAGTCAAAAGTCTGGGAGAAACAAATCTCAACGTTTATTAGTAAAATAAATATCACTCGTTTGCTTTAAGACGACTGATGCATCAATTTAAAACATGAAAAAATCACATATCATAGCTCTTGGAATCATTGCTGTGGCTATCGCAATTATTATCTCAACGGTGGGCGATGCCAGCACTTATGTAAGTTTTGGTGAAGCCGAACAAGTGGCTAAAGAAGGGAGCACTAAAACCATGCACGTAGTAGGTACTTTGAAAAAAGATGCTGCTGGTAATTTTGTAGGTATGGTTTATGAGCCATCTGTTGACCCTAATCATTTTGAGTTTGTAATGGTTGATTCACTTAATTATGAATCGAAAGTAGTGTATAGCCAACCAAAACCAACCGATTTAG harbors:
- a CDS encoding CcmD family protein; amino-acid sequence: MKKIFSFLVLLFTSFNLFAQEIEMADKMRSEGKIWVVVGVITIVFIGIITYLVLLDRKISKIEKNL
- a CDS encoding cytochrome c maturation protein CcmE domain-containing protein; this encodes MKKSHIIALGIIAVAIAIIISTVGDASTYVSFGEAEQVAKEGSTKTMHVVGTLKKDAAGNFVGMVYEPSVDPNHFEFVMVDSLNYESKVVYSQPKPTDLDKSEKVVVVGKMDLANKCFKADQILLKCPSKYNNNTLEAEEPKKEVSMK